Part of the Deltaproteobacteria bacterium genome, GTATGTTGCAAAGCCTGGCTGGTATAAAAAATACCGACTACGAAGCCCAGAAAGCGCTTCTGAAAGATTATGAAGCAGGAAAGATCAGCGTTGAAGAAATTACCCTATAATCATCATTGTGCATGATAGATAAGTAGGGATAGATAAATACGGGAAGCCGGTTGTTTTTCTGTGCAGCCCTTTGTAAAGCTGAAAATAAAGCGCTTCTGGAGTCGATTGAAAAGGGAGTTGACAGCAGGTGGCGCCCTATCAAGGCCATGAGTGAGAATCCTGAGCTATAGGCAGAATATTGAATAAAAAAAAGTTGCCATTTGAAGGTTCATCTGCTACTATTCCCAACTGTGAATGCTTTTATAAGATAAGGAGAGGTTAGTTATGGCGAATCCTCAATTGGTGATGTATGAGGAGGAATCCAAGCAAGTAAATGCGATCATCGATAAGCTCAACAAAGAGGCAAATGCCAAAGTTGTGTTTGTTGTTGATAAAAACGGTCAGCTTATTTCGAGCAGTGGAGAGACGGAAGGTCTCGACGCGACCTCACTTGCTTCGCTAACGGCCGGTAACATTGCGGCTACAGGCGGTCTCGCCAAATTGCTCGGCGAAAAGGAATTCTCTATCCAGTTCCATGAGGGTGAAAGAGATAACATCCACATTACCATCGTTGGCGGGCGGGTTATACTTGTTGTCATCTTTGATCAGAGATCTTCACTGGGACTGGTCAGATTGAGGGTTAAAAAGGCAAGTGATGAGTTGGCCAAGATATTTGAAGCATTGGCCAAAAAAGCTGAAAGTGAAGCAGCAGCAGGTGAGTCGCCTTTTGCGGAAATTACCGATGACGACATAGATAATCTCTTTAGTTAAAGGATGCTGCCTATATGTCGTTTATAAATTACTCTTCAAGAGAGATCAACTGTAAAATCGTTTTCTACGGCCCTGGCCTTTGCGGGAAGACAACAAACCTTCAGCATGTCTATGGTAAAACCAACCCCGATGCTAAAGGAAAGATGATTTCCCTGGCTACAGAGACGGAAAGAACGCTTTTCTTCGATTTTCTTCCCCTGTCGCTTGGCGAAATAAGAGGTTTTAAAACGCGTTTTCACCTCTACACTGTACCTGGGCAGGTATTTTACGATGCCAGCAGAAAGTTGATTCTCAAGGGTGTCGATGGCGTTGTCTTTGTTGCAGATTCACAGGTAGAAAGAATGGAAGCAAATATAGAGAGCCTTGATAACCTTAAAATTAATCTTAAGGAACAGGGTTTTGATCTTGATAAGGTTCCCTTTGTCATTCAATATAATAAAAGGGATTTGCCAAATGCAGCGCCTGTTGATGAATTAAAAAAATTATTGAATCCTGGCGGGGTTCCGGATTTTGAAGCCTGTGCCGCTACCGGTGAAGGGGTTTTCGAAACGTTAAAGGCCATTTCCAAACTTGTATTGATAGAACTTAAGAAGAGTCATTAATTTTTGTTCCCCGGTAGCTCAGTCGGTAGAGCAGGTGGCTGTTAACCACCTTGTCGCTGGTTCGAGTCCGGCCCGGGGAGCCAAAAATGAAAAAAAAGCCAGGGCATTTGCCTTGGCTTTTTTATTTGTTCTTTGCTGTTGCTTTTTTGAAATAGAATTACAAACCGATCTTTTTCCTGCTTAATTAAAATAGTTCCCACTTGGTTGTCTAATGTTAACCAGTGAATCTGGACTTCAATTCTTATGATATAAAATTTCTACTTTCCTTTGAGTTTATTTCTTATTTGTGTTAATAAATAGGCATTGCTATGGAGTACATGACATTATGATTCAAATCAGGTTTATAGAAGAACGTATTAAATATACGGGTAAGGAACTGAAGTCTCACTTTGCCTACAAGGATTTTGATGTGGAAGGAGACTCGATTATTGCCTTTTGCGGTATTTGTGACGTTGCTGCGTCCGATCTCGTTGATCTGGCTGATGCCAAGACTGAGTCCGACATATACAGCGATGATATGCTCCACTTTATTGCCGAGTTTTTTGATAATGACCTTGAGAAAACTATTTTAAGGCAGAGACTTCTTATGGCTATTATTAAAGAAGAAATCAGGCTGAGATCGGATACGAAAGTGATCCGGATTGGTGACGATATTTATGAAGGGGATCATAAAGTGACGGTTTCAATCGCTACCGCTACCACTGTTTCAACGATGATACATGCCGGTGTTAATATTGTTTCGGACTTTGCTCCTGTAAAGGTTAAAGGGCTCAAAGATTATGGAATAGATGCCCCTCCCTTTGCTCATTCCGTTATGGAAAAATTCAAAAAGGAAATGGAGGGTATAAGAATTGCCCGCTGTAAGGTTAGAGGTGTAGAGTAATTTTGAAAGACACTGCCAGTCTTGTTGAAATATTTTCGTCTATTCAGGGAGAAGGGATATATATCGGGAAAAGACAGCTTTTTATTCGCTTTGCTTCCTGTAACTTAAAGTGCGGTTACTGTGATACGCCTGTCGAGGACTCAAGTGTTAAGAAATGTCTCGTGGAATGGGATTCCGGATCGGGCGAGTTCGACGAAATAGACAATCCCTTATCTGCTGAAAAGCTAGTGGCAATTGCAGAAAAGTTTCTTTTAAAAAAACAATTTCATCATTCCATGAGCCTGACTGGAGGAGAACCTCTGATTTATGCACCTTTTATTAAAAAATTTCTTAAGCTTTTAAAGGGCGCTGTTCCCGTCTATCTGGAAACGAACGGCACCCTTTGCGATGAGCTTGCAAGCATTATTAAATATGCAGATATTATATCGATGGATATTAAATTGCCTGAAACGGCAGGGATAGCGCCTCAGTGGAATAATCACAAAAAATTCCTTGAAATCGCCAGTGAAAAGGAAGTATTTGTAAAGACCGTGATGAAAGATTGTACGAATATTGATGAATTGGTC contains:
- a CDS encoding roadblock/LC7 domain-containing protein encodes the protein MANPQLVMYEEESKQVNAIIDKLNKEANAKVVFVVDKNGQLISSSGETEGLDATSLASLTAGNIAATGGLAKLLGEKEFSIQFHEGERDNIHITIVGGRVILVVIFDQRSSLGLVRLRVKKASDELAKIFEALAKKAESEAAAGESPFAEITDDDIDNLFS
- a CDS encoding DUF366 family protein, with the protein product MIQIRFIEERIKYTGKELKSHFAYKDFDVEGDSIIAFCGICDVAASDLVDLADAKTESDIYSDDMLHFIAEFFDNDLEKTILRQRLLMAIIKEEIRLRSDTKVIRIGDDIYEGDHKVTVSIATATTVSTMIHAGVNIVSDFAPVKVKGLKDYGIDAPPFAHSVMEKFKKEMEGIRIARCKVRGVE
- a CDS encoding 7-carboxy-7-deazaguanine synthase QueE; protein product: MKDTASLVEIFSSIQGEGIYIGKRQLFIRFASCNLKCGYCDTPVEDSSVKKCLVEWDSGSGEFDEIDNPLSAEKLVAIAEKFLLKKQFHHSMSLTGGEPLIYAPFIKKFLKLLKGAVPVYLETNGTLCDELASIIKYADIISMDIKLPETAGIAPQWNNHKKFLEIASEKEVFVKTVMKDCTNIDELVRAAKLVSEVDENIPFVIQPLTVEGGLEKGAEPSCLFSFYDYASSYLKDVRIIPQAHKMMGIL
- a CDS encoding GTPase domain-containing protein encodes the protein MSFINYSSREINCKIVFYGPGLCGKTTNLQHVYGKTNPDAKGKMISLATETERTLFFDFLPLSLGEIRGFKTRFHLYTVPGQVFYDASRKLILKGVDGVVFVADSQVERMEANIESLDNLKINLKEQGFDLDKVPFVIQYNKRDLPNAAPVDELKKLLNPGGVPDFEACAATGEGVFETLKAISKLVLIELKKSH